In Acaryochloris thomasi RCC1774, a genomic segment contains:
- a CDS encoding caspase family protein gives MALQVEQLVYTSFLETGFKGLAGPQIPAHVQQSFVEAVVHQHWNAYTPPSVGYRAAYLHQLSLQECLFGWLYNDGLDEIGRDGVPYFLCYYLVQELEDWHLNLIFDCLERGPLTIIDRQQIPSALDAVTIPDPCDYVPTRSGVVVPSATRGRCRLQLDKQQCLDFCLPLEPQAGAVAAQLEVSEPLTVEEAELLSPLPAIPMALHDPMPRQTMHKAALLIGVSEYGEGLQALPGTLENVEAMRGVLEHQEQGGFDDVKTLVDPDPQAMAEAIEALFLDRQPEDLVLLYFSGYVSVLEPHEKIGLTTCLSRRGANDNVVRSTVVTADFINDVMGDSQSEHQTLVLDWCIDEGRPPLDTAQRAVKFAPQLQGKRRTVLMSAASTQTAVVPPPSEGSAYTFFLVEGLKTGAADLNCDGSISLGEWHTYAQQRLRQVSPAIDPQISGVQTVAKTTVAVSPTHEPRFKYRKQVEECSQQGRISVENRVVLDTLYKILELSLDEATTIEAEVLKPRQEYYQKRQDYAIAFTEAIQKGYPLTPDLQAQFKQFQRQLGLTDADIVPVESELIRRLDVLKNPGLIGASSLSSQPEGRPTARQRMVRAFDYGRQAIKPFSERMVTAYGLPLVISARHLFARCRQGLAQRPSVGRLSSVKLRRLNPLHLTYLCIGVGVSTVLLVVVINQQQMANRKQRVNSGVPDLERSSAIAESRD, from the coding sequence ATGGCATTACAGGTTGAACAGCTTGTCTACACCAGCTTTTTGGAGACGGGATTTAAAGGGTTAGCAGGTCCGCAAATTCCAGCCCATGTTCAGCAAAGCTTTGTCGAGGCCGTTGTTCATCAACATTGGAATGCTTACACTCCCCCCTCTGTGGGCTATCGTGCTGCTTATCTTCATCAGCTCTCTTTGCAGGAATGTTTATTTGGCTGGCTCTATAATGATGGGCTAGATGAGATAGGGCGAGATGGTGTGCCCTACTTCCTTTGCTATTACCTAGTTCAAGAACTTGAAGACTGGCACTTAAATCTTATTTTTGACTGTCTAGAGCGGGGGCCCCTCACGATTATTGATCGACAGCAAATCCCGTCTGCTTTGGATGCTGTAACTATTCCTGACCCCTGTGACTATGTGCCGACTCGGTCGGGAGTGGTGGTGCCATCTGCTACCCGAGGACGCTGCCGTCTGCAGCTAGACAAACAACAGTGTTTAGACTTCTGTCTTCCACTGGAGCCACAGGCTGGAGCGGTTGCCGCACAGCTTGAGGTCTCTGAGCCGTTGACGGTCGAAGAGGCGGAGCTATTGTCACCGCTTCCGGCCATCCCGATGGCCCTGCACGATCCCATGCCGCGCCAGACAATGCACAAGGCTGCTCTACTGATTGGGGTGAGTGAGTATGGTGAAGGGTTGCAGGCACTGCCCGGAACGCTTGAGAATGTGGAAGCCATGCGTGGGGTGCTGGAGCATCAGGAGCAAGGAGGGTTTGATGACGTTAAGACCCTTGTTGACCCTGACCCACAGGCGATGGCGGAAGCCATTGAGGCCCTCTTTTTAGATCGGCAGCCAGAGGATTTGGTCCTCCTTTATTTCTCGGGCTACGTCAGTGTGTTAGAGCCTCACGAAAAGATTGGGTTAACCACTTGCCTCAGCCGCCGAGGTGCCAACGATAATGTCGTCCGGTCGACGGTGGTTACGGCTGATTTCATTAATGATGTGATGGGTGATAGCCAGTCAGAACATCAGACCTTGGTTCTAGATTGGTGTATAGACGAGGGCCGCCCCCCACTAGATACAGCGCAACGAGCCGTGAAGTTTGCCCCTCAGCTTCAGGGCAAAAGACGCACGGTGCTGATGTCGGCAGCTTCGACTCAAACGGCAGTGGTTCCCCCACCGTCAGAGGGGTCTGCCTACACGTTCTTTTTAGTGGAGGGTCTCAAGACTGGCGCGGCGGATCTTAACTGTGATGGCAGTATTTCTTTAGGGGAGTGGCATACCTATGCTCAGCAGAGGCTGAGGCAGGTCTCACCGGCGATCGATCCACAAATATCGGGTGTGCAGACTGTGGCTAAAACTACGGTTGCCGTCTCTCCTACTCATGAACCTAGATTTAAGTACCGGAAGCAGGTCGAAGAATGTAGCCAACAGGGGCGAATTTCGGTTGAAAATCGCGTGGTGCTTGATACGTTGTATAAAATTTTGGAATTAAGTCTGGATGAGGCGACCACTATTGAAGCAGAGGTTCTAAAGCCTCGCCAAGAGTACTATCAGAAGCGACAGGATTATGCGATCGCATTTACTGAAGCCATTCAGAAAGGTTACCCTCTGACACCTGATCTGCAGGCCCAATTCAAGCAGTTTCAGCGGCAGCTTGGCCTAACCGATGCAGATATTGTGCCGGTTGAGTCAGAGTTAATCCGTCGCCTTGATGTCCTTAAGAACCCTGGGTTGATTGGAGCGTCATCCTTAAGCAGTCAGCCTGAAGGTCGGCCAACTGCACGGCAACGGATGGTTCGAGCCTTTGATTATGGGCGCCAGGCTATCAAGCCATTCTCTGAGCGGATGGTAACGGCTTACGGTTTACCTTTAGTGATCTCCGCTCGTCATTTGTTCGCTCGCTGTCGTCAAGGCTTGGCTCAACGTCCCTCTGTGGGAAGACTCTCGTCCGTAAAGCTGCGCCGTCTTAACCCTCTGCATTTGACCTACTTATGTATCGGTGTTGGGGTCAGTACCGTACTCTTGGTGGTTGTTATTAATCAACAACAGATGGCCAACCGTAAGCAGCGTGTGAACTCTGGTGTACCTGATCTAGAGCGTTCTTCTGCAATCGCAGAATCGCGTGATTAG
- a CDS encoding polyribonucleotide nucleotidyltransferase translates to MSEIVKSISVDGRDIRLTIGRFAPQAGGAVLVESGDTSVLVTATRSSGREGIDFLPLLIDYEERLYAAGRIPGGFLRREGRPPEKATLTCRLIDRPMRPLFPNWLRDDIQIVASTLSMDEQVPPDMLAITGASVATLLAKIPFKGPLGAVRVGLLGDDFVINPTYAEIAEGDLDLVVAGSPDGVIMIEAGASEVPEEDIIEAIDFGYEAVGDLIKAQQELMAELGIELVEENPPETDSTLENFIREQSSEPIKKVLARFDKDKNVRDASLDEVKDAVKVAIADKPEDDPVQVAAAANPKSVGKVFKSITKELMRNQVINDNVRVDGRKLDEVRPISCKVGVLPQRVHGSGLFNRGLTQVMSVVTLGSPGDAQKMDDLHPDEDKRYMHHYNFPPYSVGETRPMRSPGRREIGHGALAERALLPVLPDQESFPYVLRVVSEVLSSNGSTSMGSVCGSTLSLMDAGVPLAKPVSGAAMGLIKEGDEVRVLTDIQGLEDFLGDMDFKVAGTDHGITALQMDMKITGLPMEVISKAIHQAKPARLHILEKMLEVIDKPRDNTSPFAPRMLTIKIDPDQIGMIIGPGGKTIKGITEQTGAKIDIEDDGRVTISAIAEDGAEKARQIIAGMTRKLAAGDVFLGKVTRIIPIGAFVSLVPGKEGMIHISQLADYRVGKVEDEVSMGDEVVVKIREVDNRGRINLTRLGIHPDEAAAARAASS, encoded by the coding sequence ATGTCAGAAATTGTTAAGTCAATATCCGTAGACGGACGGGATATTCGACTCACGATAGGCCGTTTCGCGCCACAGGCCGGTGGGGCAGTCTTAGTAGAATCAGGGGATACATCGGTTCTGGTCACCGCCACGCGCTCCAGCGGTCGAGAAGGTATCGACTTTTTACCCCTGCTGATTGATTATGAAGAGCGTCTCTATGCCGCCGGTCGTATTCCCGGTGGTTTTCTACGCCGAGAAGGACGCCCCCCCGAGAAAGCAACGCTCACCTGCCGCCTGATTGACCGCCCTATGCGTCCTCTGTTTCCTAACTGGTTACGAGACGATATCCAGATTGTGGCCTCCACGCTTTCCATGGATGAGCAGGTGCCGCCGGATATGCTGGCGATTACAGGTGCCTCTGTGGCCACGCTGTTGGCAAAAATTCCATTTAAAGGCCCCCTCGGTGCGGTTCGTGTCGGCTTGCTCGGGGATGACTTTGTTATCAATCCCACCTATGCCGAGATTGCAGAAGGCGATCTAGATCTTGTGGTCGCGGGTTCACCCGATGGCGTGATCATGATCGAAGCTGGTGCCAGTGAAGTCCCTGAAGAAGACATCATTGAAGCCATTGATTTTGGCTATGAGGCCGTGGGCGATCTAATCAAGGCCCAGCAGGAACTGATGGCTGAGTTGGGCATTGAACTGGTGGAAGAAAATCCCCCAGAGACTGACTCCACGCTGGAGAATTTTATTCGGGAGCAGTCCTCTGAACCGATCAAGAAGGTTCTAGCGCGGTTTGATAAAGATAAGAACGTTCGAGATGCGTCTTTAGATGAAGTCAAGGACGCGGTTAAAGTTGCGATCGCAGACAAGCCCGAGGACGATCCCGTTCAGGTTGCCGCCGCAGCAAACCCCAAATCAGTGGGCAAAGTCTTCAAGAGCATCACCAAAGAACTGATGCGGAACCAGGTGATCAATGACAACGTGCGCGTCGATGGTCGTAAGCTCGACGAAGTGCGTCCGATTTCCTGCAAAGTCGGTGTGTTGCCCCAGCGCGTCCATGGCAGCGGACTGTTTAACAGAGGCCTCACTCAGGTGATGTCAGTGGTCACTCTCGGCAGCCCCGGCGACGCTCAGAAGATGGACGATCTCCATCCAGACGAGGACAAGCGCTACATGCACCACTACAATTTTCCTCCTTACTCTGTGGGTGAGACGCGGCCCATGCGCTCCCCCGGTCGTCGGGAAATTGGTCACGGTGCCCTAGCCGAACGCGCTTTACTTCCCGTACTGCCAGATCAAGAGTCATTCCCCTACGTATTGCGCGTGGTTTCAGAAGTGCTGTCCTCCAACGGCTCCACCTCAATGGGTTCAGTTTGTGGATCGACCCTATCGCTCATGGATGCTGGAGTACCGCTAGCTAAGCCCGTCAGCGGAGCCGCAATGGGCCTAATCAAGGAAGGGGACGAAGTCCGAGTCTTGACAGATATTCAAGGTCTTGAAGACTTCTTGGGCGACATGGACTTCAAAGTTGCTGGGACCGATCACGGGATTACGGCGCTTCAAATGGACATGAAGATCACCGGCCTACCGATGGAGGTCATTTCTAAGGCCATTCATCAGGCTAAACCGGCCCGTCTTCACATCCTGGAGAAAATGCTAGAGGTGATCGACAAGCCTCGCGATAACACCTCCCCATTCGCCCCTCGGATGCTGACGATCAAGATTGATCCTGACCAGATCGGCATGATCATTGGGCCGGGCGGTAAAACCATCAAAGGGATTACCGAGCAGACTGGGGCCAAAATCGACATTGAAGATGACGGTCGCGTCACCATCTCTGCCATTGCCGAAGACGGTGCCGAGAAGGCGCGCCAAATCATTGCTGGCATGACCCGGAAGCTGGCTGCCGGTGACGTGTTCTTGGGCAAAGTCACTCGCATCATTCCCATCGGTGCTTTTGTGTCCCTTGTCCCTGGCAAGGAAGGCATGATTCATATCTCACAGCTTGCCGATTATCGGGTAGGTAAAGTCGAAGATGAAGTCTCCATGGGCGACGAAGTGGTCGTTAAGATTCGGGAAGTGGATAATCGCGGTCGCATTAATCTGACGCGGCTGGGTATTCATCCTGACGAAGCAGCAGCAGCTAGGGCTGCAAGCTCTTAG
- a CDS encoding PrsW family glutamic-type intramembrane protease: MEPHPSSLLRLISSADQPCYSLSSLQETVIGRSPDCQILLDSKEYGGVSRRHASLRSSSHSTAQGETLWQICDLGSANGTFVNGQPLQGWYTLTPGDRIALGQNGPQFTFEQRRAVPAPTPPSASSGRDNLEDLSVSQLLPAMSVRRDLLKKGFLIPGIFTVLMVVSLFATVGNPNIFNYLLALYLGCGAFFFIYRLCGQRKPLFVIVFSTLFTMIVLITPILDIFAFFFREGYIGLLLIPLGFALLTIAFIKLFKGKISHAAGWGLSGGSLVVIGLWVLASGDYVAQNLKDPTTGFLNQLISHFFGAGLMEELLKALPVFALFAIGRLLRPPNRERIGVWEPLDGIVLGAASALGFTLVETVGQYVPTIMQQAAQEFGTDAGYIYAIQLLIPRILGSVAGHMAYSGYFGYFIGLSILKSNKRPQILATGYLTASLLHAVWNATPSLAIAFGGLVGNVLQMLVGIAAYVFLTGAILKARQLSPNRAKNFATQMAPPL; the protein is encoded by the coding sequence ATGGAGCCTCATCCCAGTAGCTTACTAAGACTCATTTCATCTGCAGATCAACCCTGCTATTCTCTCTCAAGCCTCCAAGAAACCGTGATTGGGCGGTCCCCCGACTGCCAGATCCTGCTGGACTCTAAAGAGTACGGCGGCGTTTCCCGACGCCACGCGAGTCTCCGGTCCAGCAGTCACTCAACAGCACAAGGCGAAACCCTCTGGCAGATCTGTGACCTTGGCAGCGCCAACGGCACTTTCGTCAACGGTCAGCCCCTTCAGGGATGGTACACTCTCACGCCGGGAGACCGGATCGCCTTAGGCCAAAATGGACCGCAATTCACATTTGAACAGCGACGCGCAGTTCCTGCACCGACACCCCCGTCGGCCTCCTCCGGCCGTGACAATCTAGAAGATCTATCCGTCAGTCAACTGCTACCCGCTATGTCCGTTCGTCGGGACTTACTCAAAAAGGGCTTCTTGATTCCAGGCATATTTACCGTGCTGATGGTCGTCTCGCTATTCGCCACGGTGGGCAACCCCAACATTTTCAACTATCTCCTGGCCCTATATTTGGGCTGTGGTGCCTTCTTCTTTATCTATCGACTCTGTGGCCAGCGCAAGCCACTATTCGTGATTGTGTTCTCAACATTGTTCACGATGATTGTCCTTATAACCCCAATTCTGGACATCTTTGCCTTCTTTTTCCGAGAAGGGTATATCGGACTTCTTTTGATTCCACTCGGTTTTGCTCTGCTTACTATCGCGTTCATCAAGCTCTTTAAAGGAAAGATTAGCCACGCCGCTGGCTGGGGGCTTTCCGGTGGCAGCCTCGTAGTTATAGGTCTTTGGGTTCTCGCCTCTGGGGACTACGTTGCCCAAAACCTCAAAGATCCAACCACAGGATTTTTGAATCAATTGATCAGCCACTTCTTCGGCGCGGGCCTCATGGAGGAGCTGCTCAAAGCCCTCCCTGTTTTTGCTTTATTTGCAATAGGCCGATTGCTGCGCCCTCCTAATCGTGAGCGCATTGGTGTCTGGGAACCACTTGACGGCATTGTTTTAGGCGCTGCATCCGCCCTTGGATTTACCCTGGTAGAAACCGTAGGACAATACGTACCGACAATCATGCAGCAGGCCGCTCAAGAATTCGGGACTGACGCCGGTTATATCTACGCGATCCAGCTTCTGATTCCGCGCATCCTGGGGTCGGTTGCCGGTCACATGGCCTACAGCGGATATTTTGGCTACTTTATTGGCCTGAGCATTTTGAAATCGAATAAACGCCCGCAAATTCTGGCCACTGGATACTTGACTGCCTCTCTCCTCCACGCAGTCTGGAATGCAACCCCCAGCCTTGCGATCGCCTTTGGAGGACTTGTGGGAAATGTACTGCAGATGTTGGTGGGAATTGCAGCCTACGTGTTTTTAACAGGGGCAATTCTCAAGGCCCGACAGCTCTCACCCAATCGAGCAAAAAACTTTGCGACCCAGATGGCACCGCCCCTCTAG
- a CDS encoding DEAD/DEAH box helicase, with amino-acid sequence MAILHGNWLPAAQQGYDSVAETGSLFLWGETWRRATPIEKPSQVTPHALAMTAVELAAHLVEQLEEWKLAQAVKDAIANPPKKPRKTKKPGPVYWGNQTVSLLAQWEENNPTVCHSTVPITESVDLALQPVQITGLHLSLPEAIAFLNALPLNPGRVTEQSLGDDLIYWTHTLRWGLDLLARGKFLPALSPVKGKTYVAHWRPLFDSAADQARHRQFAARMPSACRFYQEPSSDAQIDLPPEPDQILTHFLQQVVGYQVRGTIDPELEKTLDKAGLDPLLQEWIKSLGPEVTPLNKGGDRLEVALREWTAPLQQSLQQDFRPCFHLQTPSSGRNDWKLEYWLQAIDDASFLISAEVVWSTPTEQLDYLGRTIDRPQETLLVGLGLASRVYPILEESLESARPTGTSLTPAQAYEFIKAAVWRLEDSGFGVILPPSLANREGLANRLGLQVKAQAQDPSRGGPIGLESLLKFGWELAIGGQTLSKAEFDRLVAQDSPLVEINGEWVELRSQDIRAAQAFFESRQDQTGLSLQDALRISTGDTLTLDKLPVVNFESSGPLQALLNTLSGNQTLEAAETPEKFKGELRPYQARGVGWLEFLEQWGLGACLADDMGLGKTIQFIAFMLALKEKDRLNGPALLICPTSVLGNWEREVKKFGPSIKVMVHHGTDRDQGTTFARTVKKHDLVVTSYPLVYRDEKSLKKVDWWGIVLDEAQNIKNSEARQSKAVRELQAHCRIALTGTPVENRLTELWSILDFLNPGYLGPKPFFKRRFATPIEKYGDTASLQTLRSLVQPFILRRTKSDRDIIQDLPDKQEMIVFCSLSPGQADLYEKVVQDSLDAVEAAEGIQRHGLILSTLVKLKQICNHPAQFLKDDSLEDHRSGKLHRLDEMLEEVLDEGDRALIFTQFAEWGKLLQQHLQRKTGKETLLLYGGTSKKKREEMIDRFQHDPQGPRLFILSLKAGGVGLNLTRANHVFHFDRWWNPAVENQATDRVFRIGQTRNVQVHKFVCNGTLEERIHEQIESKKALAEQVVGAGENWLTELDTDQLRNLLLLDRSAVIDEEA; translated from the coding sequence ATGGCAATTTTGCATGGCAATTGGCTTCCTGCTGCGCAGCAGGGGTACGACTCGGTTGCTGAGACCGGATCGCTTTTTTTATGGGGCGAAACCTGGCGTAGGGCAACGCCTATAGAGAAACCGTCGCAGGTGACACCCCATGCCCTAGCAATGACGGCGGTGGAATTGGCTGCCCATCTGGTTGAACAGTTAGAGGAATGGAAACTAGCGCAGGCGGTGAAAGATGCGATCGCAAATCCTCCGAAGAAACCCCGCAAAACCAAAAAGCCTGGGCCGGTTTACTGGGGCAATCAGACCGTATCTCTACTAGCACAGTGGGAGGAAAACAATCCCACCGTCTGCCACTCCACGGTACCGATCACAGAGAGTGTCGATCTAGCCCTACAGCCGGTCCAAATCACGGGCCTCCATCTCAGCCTGCCCGAGGCGATTGCCTTTCTCAATGCCCTGCCGTTGAATCCCGGGCGCGTCACGGAACAGTCCCTGGGCGATGACCTGATCTACTGGACCCATACGCTCCGATGGGGACTTGATTTACTGGCACGGGGTAAATTCTTACCCGCCCTTTCTCCGGTTAAAGGGAAAACCTATGTCGCTCACTGGCGGCCCCTGTTTGATAGCGCTGCCGACCAAGCAAGGCATCGTCAGTTTGCCGCCCGGATGCCGTCGGCCTGCCGGTTCTATCAGGAGCCATCGTCGGACGCTCAAATCGATCTGCCACCAGAGCCAGACCAAATTCTGACTCATTTTCTGCAGCAGGTGGTGGGGTATCAGGTGCGCGGCACCATTGACCCTGAATTGGAAAAAACCCTAGATAAAGCTGGATTAGATCCGCTTCTGCAGGAGTGGATCAAGTCGCTGGGCCCCGAGGTGACGCCTCTGAATAAAGGCGGCGATCGTTTAGAGGTTGCTCTTCGGGAATGGACCGCTCCGCTGCAGCAAAGCCTGCAGCAGGATTTCCGTCCCTGCTTTCATTTGCAGACCCCTAGCTCAGGCCGCAATGACTGGAAACTAGAGTACTGGCTACAGGCCATTGATGACGCCTCGTTCTTAATTAGTGCCGAGGTTGTCTGGAGTACCCCCACCGAGCAGCTCGACTATCTGGGACGAACTATCGACCGCCCTCAAGAAACGCTCTTAGTTGGGCTGGGTCTCGCCTCGCGGGTTTACCCGATTTTGGAAGAGAGTCTTGAGAGTGCTCGACCCACTGGAACGTCTTTAACCCCGGCACAGGCCTATGAATTTATTAAGGCTGCGGTTTGGCGGCTAGAAGATAGCGGCTTCGGCGTCATTTTGCCCCCCAGTCTCGCCAATCGTGAAGGGCTAGCAAACCGCCTCGGACTGCAGGTGAAGGCACAGGCACAAGATCCGAGTCGGGGTGGTCCCATTGGTCTGGAAAGTCTGTTGAAGTTTGGCTGGGAGCTGGCGATTGGGGGGCAGACCCTCTCGAAAGCTGAGTTTGATCGGCTGGTGGCTCAGGACTCCCCCCTAGTAGAGATCAACGGGGAATGGGTGGAGTTGCGATCGCAAGATATCCGAGCTGCCCAAGCCTTCTTTGAATCTCGCCAAGACCAAACCGGCCTCTCGCTCCAGGATGCCCTCCGCATCAGCACTGGAGACACCCTCACCCTAGATAAGCTACCCGTCGTTAATTTTGAATCATCAGGACCGCTGCAGGCACTGCTCAACACCCTGAGCGGCAATCAAACCCTAGAAGCAGCCGAAACTCCTGAGAAATTTAAAGGCGAACTGCGTCCCTACCAGGCCCGAGGCGTCGGCTGGCTAGAGTTTCTAGAGCAGTGGGGTTTAGGTGCCTGCCTCGCAGACGACATGGGACTGGGGAAAACCATCCAGTTCATTGCCTTCATGCTGGCTCTCAAAGAAAAAGATCGCCTCAACGGTCCAGCTCTCTTAATTTGCCCCACTTCCGTACTGGGCAACTGGGAACGGGAAGTGAAAAAATTTGGCCCTTCTATAAAGGTGATGGTTCACCACGGGACCGATCGCGATCAAGGAACTACCTTTGCCCGAACCGTGAAAAAACACGACCTCGTGGTTACCAGCTATCCGCTGGTGTACCGCGATGAGAAAAGTCTCAAGAAAGTGGACTGGTGGGGCATTGTGCTAGATGAAGCACAAAACATCAAAAACTCCGAAGCCCGACAGTCCAAAGCAGTGCGAGAGCTGCAGGCCCACTGCCGGATTGCGCTGACCGGGACTCCGGTGGAAAATCGCCTGACGGAACTGTGGTCTATTCTCGACTTTCTTAATCCTGGTTATCTTGGCCCCAAACCCTTCTTTAAACGTCGGTTTGCCACCCCAATTGAAAAGTACGGTGACACGGCTTCGCTCCAAACGTTGCGTTCCCTAGTGCAGCCCTTTATTTTGCGGCGGACCAAGAGCGATCGCGACATCATTCAAGACCTGCCAGACAAGCAGGAAATGATCGTCTTCTGCAGTCTCTCTCCTGGACAAGCGGACCTTTATGAAAAAGTCGTTCAGGATTCTTTAGATGCAGTGGAAGCTGCCGAAGGCATTCAGCGGCACGGCCTCATTTTGAGTACGTTGGTAAAGCTGAAGCAGATCTGCAACCATCCGGCCCAGTTTTTGAAGGACGACAGCCTTGAAGACCATCGCTCTGGCAAACTCCATCGGTTAGACGAGATGCTAGAAGAGGTATTAGATGAAGGCGATCGCGCCCTGATCTTCACGCAGTTTGCCGAGTGGGGTAAACTCCTGCAGCAGCACCTACAGCGCAAAACCGGGAAAGAGACATTACTGCTGTATGGCGGCACCAGCAAGAAAAAACGAGAGGAAATGATTGACCGTTTCCAGCATGATCCACAGGGGCCACGGCTATTTATTCTGTCCCTCAAAGCAGGAGGCGTCGGTCTCAATCTGACGCGGGCCAACCACGTTTTTCACTTTGATCGCTGGTGGAATCCTGCCGTGGAAAATCAGGCGACCGACCGCGTTTTTCGGATCGGGCAAACCCGGAATGTTCAGGTCCATAAGTTTGTCTGCAATGGCACACTAGAGGAGCGCATTCATGAGCAGATTGAGAGCAAGAAAGCTCTTGCCGAGCAGGTTGTTGGCGCTGGCGAAAATTGGCTAACAGAACTCGATACCGATCAGCTTAGGAACTTACTATTGCTTGATCGCAGCGCCGTGATTGATGAAGAAGCTTAG
- a CDS encoding TrmH family RNA methyltransferase, whose translation MVDLQKISFVLVDPENDSNIGAAARAMNTMGYSDLRLVRPKADPLSGKAKALAHGSEQILETAKIYDDLASALEGTDFSCATTTRHRLQKYTYLSVRELPQHLNGKADSVKSVALVFGGETSGLSRGDLEHCDLLTTIPQYRPQPSLNLAQAVMVYCFALSEVQTLIQTEDYRINSQEMPLLEYANLKSSSLRLMERIGLSKRNQDYVIKGLARLGYEDLYLLHNIRSSIDRLLDKLEVKSG comes from the coding sequence ATGGTTGACCTGCAAAAAATTTCGTTCGTTCTCGTTGACCCCGAAAACGATAGCAACATCGGAGCTGCAGCCCGAGCGATGAACACAATGGGGTATTCTGATTTACGGTTGGTGCGCCCCAAGGCCGATCCGCTAAGCGGTAAAGCAAAAGCCCTCGCCCATGGATCCGAGCAGATCCTAGAAACAGCCAAAATCTATGATGATTTAGCTTCAGCTCTGGAGGGGACTGATTTTTCCTGCGCCACCACCACCCGGCATCGGCTGCAAAAGTACACCTATCTCTCTGTTCGAGAACTACCTCAGCACCTCAATGGGAAAGCTGATAGCGTAAAGAGCGTTGCCTTGGTCTTCGGCGGGGAAACATCTGGTCTCAGTCGTGGTGATCTTGAGCATTGTGATCTACTCACTACAATTCCTCAATACAGGCCGCAGCCATCGCTCAATCTTGCCCAAGCTGTGATGGTTTACTGCTTCGCGCTTTCGGAAGTACAGACTCTTATTCAGACTGAAGACTACCGAATCAACAGCCAAGAGATGCCGCTCTTAGAGTATGCCAATCTCAAATCTTCCTCCTTGCGATTGATGGAGCGAATCGGCTTGTCAAAGCGCAATCAAGACTACGTGATTAAGGGGCTAGCCCGCCTCGGATATGAAGATCTCTATTTGCTTCATAATATCCGTTCTAGTATCGATCGGCTGCTGGATAAGCTTGAAGTGAAATCAGGTTAG
- a CDS encoding acyl-CoA desaturase has product MINRSLTPPRPRWNVIISTLMLHLGLLLAFLPANFSWQAVGVALFLHCLTVGLGISLGFHRLATHRSFKVPKWLEYFFILCGTLAFQGGVKGWVGYHRMHHLYADCLGDPHDSTQGFWWSHVSWLMHEVPTQTELSRFTQDITGDPFYEFCHRHYIALQAALAVLLYGLGGMPFIVWGLFVRLLIGFHGTCFVNSACHKFGYRHYEVGDRSTNCWWVALLTFGEGWHNNHHADQSSAQFGCRWWEVDLVWLTIRLLKKLGLATKVKGTRLAESSWES; this is encoded by the coding sequence ATGATTAATCGTTCTTTAACCCCACCCCGTCCCCGCTGGAACGTGATTATCTCCACACTGATGCTTCATCTCGGCTTACTATTGGCATTTCTTCCCGCTAATTTCAGCTGGCAAGCCGTTGGCGTGGCGCTCTTCCTGCACTGCCTCACGGTGGGTCTAGGTATTTCTTTAGGGTTTCATCGGTTAGCAACCCATCGCAGCTTCAAAGTCCCTAAATGGTTAGAGTATTTCTTCATCTTGTGTGGCACTTTAGCTTTTCAGGGCGGTGTCAAAGGCTGGGTGGGCTACCACCGAATGCACCATCTCTACGCCGATTGCCTTGGTGATCCCCATGATTCAACTCAGGGGTTTTGGTGGAGCCATGTGAGCTGGCTGATGCATGAGGTGCCGACTCAAACAGAACTCTCTCGGTTTACCCAAGATATTACAGGCGACCCATTCTATGAATTTTGCCATCGGCACTATATTGCGCTCCAGGCTGCGCTGGCGGTCCTTCTCTATGGGCTGGGGGGAATGCCTTTTATCGTATGGGGTCTCTTCGTTCGTTTACTAATTGGTTTTCACGGCACTTGCTTTGTCAACAGCGCCTGTCATAAGTTTGGCTACCGGCACTATGAGGTGGGTGATCGCTCTACAAACTGTTGGTGGGTTGCGCTGTTAACCTTTGGTGAAGGGTGGCACAACAATCATCATGCGGATCAGTCCTCGGCACAGTTCGGGTGCCGATGGTGGGAAGTGGATCTTGTTTGGCTGACTATTCGGCTACTAAAAAAATTGGGGCTGGCTACAAAAGTTAAGGGTACAAGGCTGGCAGAATCAAGTTGGGAAAGTTGA